From Pseudomonas sp. CCI4.2, one genomic window encodes:
- a CDS encoding phage holin family protein, with protein sequence MAISPQTPPSGIPENETSIIGLIRQLAHEVPALVTKELALAKAEINESINSTKAGIAAVAGGAMVLFAGLIILLMSAVYALAMLMAPWLAALIVGVVVMVIGVIMLQAGKKSFDATRFTPERTVNSLQKDKEAIQRKVS encoded by the coding sequence ATGGCCATCAGTCCACAGACGCCGCCGAGCGGCATACCTGAAAACGAAACGTCGATCATCGGCCTGATTCGCCAGTTGGCCCACGAAGTACCGGCGCTGGTCACCAAAGAGCTGGCCTTGGCCAAAGCCGAAATCAACGAATCGATCAACTCCACCAAGGCTGGCATCGCCGCCGTTGCGGGGGGCGCCATGGTGCTGTTCGCCGGGCTGATCATCTTGCTGATGTCAGCGGTGTATGCGCTGGCAATGCTGATGGCCCCGTGGCTAGCCGCGCTGATTGTCGGCGTGGTGGTCATGGTCATCGGCGTAATCATGCTGCAAGCCGGCAAAAAATCGTTCGATGCCACCCGCTTCACGCCCGAGCGCACGGTGAACTCCTTGCAAAAGGATAAGGAAGCCATTCAGAGGAAAGTCTCATGA
- a CDS encoding ketopantoate reductase family protein, which translates to MRILIVGAGAIGGYFGGRLLEAARDVTFLVRPGRAQELDRDGLVVRSPLGNIDYPAPPHIASQELNGPYDLILLSCKAYDLDAAMDSFAAAVGPDTAILPLLNGMAHVDRLAARFSKVNVLGGQCLISVDRDASGTIVHLNDTHQLTFGELDGQSTARAQQIASALSGAGFEAKLSLSIVQEMWEKWCFIATGAGITGSMRSAIGDVLIAGGECLILRLLEECAQVADKAGYPIRPEVHQRFVKMLTLPGSKMTASMLRDVERGAAIEVEHVLGDLVARRDAEALGTADLSVLGFAYTHLKAYEARRLRG; encoded by the coding sequence ATGCGTATTTTGATTGTTGGAGCCGGTGCGATAGGTGGTTATTTCGGTGGGCGGTTGTTGGAGGCCGCGCGGGACGTGACGTTCTTGGTCAGGCCCGGCCGCGCTCAAGAACTCGACCGTGATGGCTTGGTGGTGCGCAGTCCATTGGGCAATATCGACTATCCCGCGCCCCCTCATATTGCGAGCCAAGAGCTGAACGGTCCCTATGACCTGATCCTCCTGAGCTGCAAAGCCTACGATCTTGATGCAGCAATGGATTCATTCGCCGCAGCGGTGGGCCCCGACACCGCCATCCTGCCGCTGCTCAATGGCATGGCGCATGTTGATCGCTTGGCTGCACGTTTCAGCAAGGTCAATGTGTTGGGCGGTCAATGCCTGATCTCTGTGGATCGCGACGCGTCGGGCACCATCGTGCACCTGAACGACACCCATCAACTGACCTTTGGTGAGTTGGACGGTCAATCAACAGCCCGGGCCCAGCAAATCGCGAGCGCGCTGAGCGGCGCCGGGTTTGAGGCCAAGCTCAGCTTGAGCATTGTTCAGGAAATGTGGGAAAAGTGGTGCTTCATCGCGACGGGCGCGGGCATCACCGGCTCCATGCGCTCGGCCATCGGCGATGTGCTGATCGCCGGGGGGGAGTGTTTGATTCTTAGATTGTTGGAGGAGTGCGCGCAGGTCGCCGACAAAGCGGGATATCCGATACGCCCCGAGGTGCACCAACGCTTCGTGAAAATGCTGACCCTGCCGGGCTCCAAAATGACCGCTTCAATGCTGCGTGATGTAGAGCGCGGCGCGGCGATCGAGGTTGAACATGTGTTGGGTGATCTCGTGGCGCGTCGGGATGCAGAAGCACTTGGAACGGCTGACTTGTCGGTGCTGGGGTTTGCGTATACCCACCTGAAAGCGTACGAGGCACGGCGTTTGCGGGGGTAG
- a CDS encoding gluconokinase produces the protein MGVSGCGKSVVGAAIAARSGGRLIEGDAFHPAANIEKMSAGIPLNDEDRAGWLTRLGQELATAVQNGELPVLTCSALKHSYRETLRHAVPALGFVFLELTKEVAIERCEHRPGHFMPASLVDSQFATLEPPNGEPLTLAVDATLPIDTLGEQAAAWWKASRQP, from the coding sequence ATGGGTGTTTCCGGCTGCGGCAAAAGCGTGGTCGGTGCCGCTATTGCCGCACGCAGCGGCGGCCGCCTGATTGAAGGCGATGCCTTTCACCCTGCCGCTAACATCGAAAAGATGAGCGCCGGCATCCCCCTCAATGACGAAGACCGTGCCGGGTGGCTGACCCGTTTGGGCCAAGAGCTGGCGACTGCCGTGCAGAACGGCGAACTCCCGGTGCTGACCTGCTCCGCACTCAAACACAGTTACCGTGAAACCCTGCGCCATGCGGTACCGGCGCTGGGCTTCGTGTTTCTTGAGTTGACCAAGGAAGTCGCGATTGAACGATGCGAACACCGCCCTGGTCACTTCATGCCTGCGAGTCTGGTCGACAGCCAGTTCGCGACCCTTGAGCCGCCTAATGGCGAACCCCTGACCCTGGCCGTTGACGCTACGCTTCCCATCGATACATTGGGCGAACAAGCTGCGGCCTGGTGGAAAGCCTCGCGGCAGCCATAA
- a CDS encoding LacI family DNA-binding transcriptional regulator has product MTRIGSRSTGRPTLNEVARLAAVSPITASRALRGVTTVAPELVEKVRAAALNLGYVANPAARALASSQSQTVVVLVPSLSNQLFIETLEAIQGVLRTRGLEVVIGNYHYSPIEEEGLLRNYLANRPRGLLLTGFDHTPAVRELLAASGVPCVHMMELDTVRGAYCVGFSQEQAGAEAARHLLARGRRRLAYMSAQLDPRVLQRGEGFRRVLLDAGLYDPALEVRSPLPSSIGLGGELFAKLLEEHPDVDAVFFCNDDLAQGATLEALRRGIKIPQQVSLIGFNDLPGSAHMVPRLTSIRTPREAVGQRAAQLLLGLIEGIAQETQVDLGFELVVREST; this is encoded by the coding sequence ATGACACGCATTGGTTCCCGTTCCACCGGCCGTCCGACCCTCAATGAGGTCGCTCGGCTGGCCGCCGTTTCGCCCATTACCGCCTCGCGAGCATTGCGGGGCGTGACCACGGTGGCGCCCGAGCTGGTAGAAAAAGTCCGTGCTGCGGCGCTGAACCTGGGCTATGTCGCCAACCCGGCGGCGCGGGCACTGGCGTCGTCGCAAAGTCAGACGGTGGTGGTGCTGGTACCGTCGTTGTCTAACCAGCTGTTCATCGAAACCCTCGAAGCGATTCAAGGTGTACTGCGCACGCGGGGGCTGGAAGTGGTGATCGGTAACTATCACTACTCGCCTATCGAAGAAGAGGGCTTGCTGCGCAACTATTTGGCGAACCGCCCGCGTGGGCTATTGCTGACCGGTTTCGACCACACCCCAGCCGTACGTGAACTGCTCGCGGCCAGCGGCGTGCCGTGCGTACACATGATGGAACTGGACACCGTGCGCGGCGCGTATTGCGTGGGGTTTTCCCAAGAGCAGGCGGGGGCCGAAGCCGCTCGGCATTTACTGGCGCGCGGTCGCCGTCGATTGGCCTATATGTCGGCGCAACTCGACCCACGGGTGTTGCAGCGAGGCGAAGGTTTTCGTCGTGTGCTGCTTGACGCGGGCTTGTACGACCCGGCGCTGGAGGTGAGATCGCCGCTGCCGTCGTCCATTGGGTTAGGGGGAGAGTTATTCGCGAAATTGCTGGAAGAGCACCCGGACGTGGATGCGGTGTTCTTCTGCAACGACGACCTGGCCCAGGGCGCAACGCTGGAGGCGCTGAGGCGGGGTATCAAAATTCCGCAGCAAGTCTCGCTGATTGGTTTCAATGATCTGCCGGGTTCGGCACACATGGTCCCGCGCCTGACGTCGATTCGCACCCCAAGAGAGGCCGTCGGCCAACGCGCGGCGCAGTTGCTGTTGGGATTGATCGAAGGCATCGCCCAAGAAACCCAAGTGGATTTGGGGTTTGAATTGGTCGTGCGGGAGAGCACCTGA
- a CDS encoding LysR family transcriptional regulator, with product MDSIQSMRVVLGIVDHGSLTAAAEKLEVSLPTVVRVLASIEHHLGVRLFERTTRQVRLTEEGRLYAEVCRTVIREIGHIEDVFHEKESEPSGALNITAPVLFGRLHVAPMLNGFMTRFPNVTVTLNLIDRVTDLLEEGIDIAVRIGHVTAPDLVVAKVGQVRRYLCASPALLAVLKTIKTPADLGCAPFIRMGGGVPGAQLTLQEHGKPLTVKMSNIKMTTNNADAAISACLSGVGVGFFLSYQVQALLDDGALQRLLIDYQPEPLPVSLVYLPARRVSICSRAFISWAKEKLGERLVRFESP from the coding sequence ATGGACTCTATCCAGTCAATGCGGGTTGTGCTTGGGATTGTCGATCATGGCAGCCTCACAGCTGCGGCAGAAAAACTTGAGGTATCGCTGCCTACGGTGGTCAGGGTATTGGCGTCCATCGAACACCATTTGGGCGTGCGCCTGTTCGAGCGCACCACCCGACAGGTACGACTTACCGAAGAAGGGCGCTTGTACGCCGAGGTTTGCCGCACGGTGATTCGTGAGATTGGGCACATCGAGGATGTGTTTCACGAAAAGGAAAGTGAGCCCAGCGGGGCGTTGAACATTACGGCCCCGGTATTGTTCGGCCGCCTGCATGTGGCGCCCATGCTGAACGGTTTTATGACCCGTTTCCCCAACGTCACCGTGACCCTGAACCTGATTGATCGGGTGACCGATTTGCTGGAGGAGGGGATAGACATCGCGGTGCGCATCGGTCATGTCACGGCACCGGATCTGGTCGTCGCGAAAGTGGGCCAAGTGCGCCGTTACCTGTGTGCAAGCCCGGCCTTGCTGGCGGTGCTAAAAACCATCAAGACCCCGGCTGACCTTGGCTGCGCCCCGTTTATTCGCATGGGTGGTGGGGTGCCTGGCGCGCAGTTGACGCTCCAGGAACACGGCAAACCGCTGACGGTGAAAATGAGCAACATCAAGATGACCACTAACAATGCGGACGCAGCTATCTCGGCGTGCCTGTCCGGTGTCGGCGTGGGGTTTTTCCTGTCTTATCAGGTTCAGGCATTGCTTGACGATGGAGCGCTGCAACGGCTGCTGATCGATTACCAGCCTGAGCCGTTGCCGGTATCGTTGGTGTACCTGCCGGCGCGGCGGGTGTCGATTTGTTCACGGGCCTTTATCAGCTGGGCCAAGGAAAAACTCGGCGAACGCTTGGTTCGTTTCGAGAGCCCCTAG
- a CDS encoding DUF3618 domain-containing protein, which produces MSTDSSFEDNRYDNTGYQTSPPGASSLDVESQKSPESLEREIDAQRSSIGSIVDALESKLSPGQLVDQVMSFTRGNGGEFFNNLGKTIKANPVPTLLTSIGVLWLMMGSNKSPNYSTGSSGPSMFDSLGNRISDMADKVSDTLGNVKAKVQDKAHDLQDGASRLKDKAGHLTDSVTDKMSSTGQQMNRGSHDATHALRQQSEKVKSSFNYLLNEQPLALAAIGIALGAMAGAALPITDKENQMMGHASDSLTDKAKQMASEGYDKATEIGKDMANEVKKPLADADKDTPHNGASSDHQAFSGQPPEGGQSSNAPSNPGSTHGLG; this is translated from the coding sequence ATGAGTACTGACAGCAGTTTTGAAGACAATCGGTATGACAACACCGGTTACCAAACCAGCCCTCCGGGTGCCAGCAGTCTGGACGTCGAGTCCCAGAAAAGCCCGGAATCCCTGGAGCGAGAAATCGACGCGCAACGGTCGAGTATCGGCAGCATTGTCGACGCCCTGGAAAGCAAACTGTCTCCCGGCCAGTTGGTTGACCAAGTGATGTCGTTCACGCGCGGTAATGGCGGTGAGTTTTTCAACAATCTCGGTAAAACCATTAAGGCCAATCCGGTGCCGACGCTGCTCACGTCGATCGGCGTACTGTGGTTGATGATGGGTTCCAATAAAAGCCCGAACTACTCCACCGGGTCGTCGGGTCCGTCGATGTTCGACAGCTTGGGTAACCGCATCAGCGACATGGCCGACAAGGTCTCTGACACCTTGGGCAACGTCAAAGCGAAAGTGCAGGACAAGGCTCATGACCTCCAGGATGGCGCGAGCCGCCTCAAGGACAAGGCCGGCCACCTGACTGACAGTGTCACGGATAAAATGTCCTCGACCGGGCAGCAGATGAACAGGGGTTCGCACGACGCGACCCACGCCCTGCGCCAACAGTCCGAGAAAGTGAAATCCAGCTTCAACTACTTGCTCAATGAGCAACCCTTGGCACTGGCGGCCATTGGTATTGCACTGGGCGCGATGGCCGGTGCTGCATTGCCCATCACTGATAAGGAAAATCAGATGATGGGCCACGCCAGCGATTCGCTGACGGACAAGGCGAAACAAATGGCCAGCGAAGGCTACGACAAGGCCACCGAAATCGGTAAGGACATGGCCAATGAAGTGAAGAAGCCCCTCGCCGATGCGGACAAGGATACGCCGCACAATGGCGCATCTTCAGACCATCAAGCCTTTAGCGGGCAGCCACCAGAGGGCGGGCAATCGAGCAACGCGCCGAGCAACCCAGGCTCAACTCATGGGCTGGGGTAG
- a CDS encoding DUF465 domain-containing protein: MPVKHDLFKDLNVTKEEIAALSSKDERLSQLLDSYGVADAEVVEAESGSSGNITDDQLKKLKEKRLSVKDKIVQRLTLSD, translated from the coding sequence ATGCCGGTTAAACACGATTTGTTCAAGGATCTAAACGTCACAAAGGAAGAAATCGCCGCGCTTAGTAGCAAAGATGAAAGGCTCAGCCAATTGCTTGATTCCTACGGCGTCGCGGACGCCGAGGTGGTTGAGGCCGAGTCGGGATCATCGGGAAATATCACCGATGATCAACTTAAAAAGCTCAAGGAAAAACGCCTGTCGGTAAAGGACAAAATCGTCCAGCGCCTGACCCTCTCCGACTGA
- a CDS encoding GntP family permease: MFGMTQETYLLVDALVTIIALVLLITRFKVHPFVALTLASGFLGLTSGMPVDKVMKSFQDGFGGVLGFVGILLALGTMLGKLMADSGGADQIAQTLVRVFGKNRVHWAMMFSAFLVGIPLFFEIGFVLLIPLVFIVARRTGLSIVKIGIPLLAGLSAVHGLVPPHPGPLLAIGVYNADIGKTIFYGLIVALPTAMIAGPIYGTWISKYVPGTPNQALMDQIAQESKSENLPSFTITVVTILLPVFLMLLKTLSDITLADNSSIRVWMDLIGHPITALLAALLLAFYTFGAARGFSRQEILKLLDQSLAPVAAIVMIVGAGGGFKQMLVASGVGDVIGHMAVRAEISPILLAWLVAAVVRVATGSATVAIITGAGIAAPVVGLVPGVNRELLVLATGAGSLILSHVNDAGFWLVKQYFNMTVAETFKTWTAMETILSVVALGFILLLSHFV, translated from the coding sequence ATGTTCGGTATGACCCAAGAGACGTACTTGCTCGTCGATGCACTGGTGACCATCATCGCCCTTGTGCTGTTGATCACCCGGTTTAAAGTCCACCCATTCGTTGCACTGACCCTCGCTTCGGGCTTCCTTGGGTTGACCTCGGGCATGCCGGTGGACAAGGTGATGAAGTCCTTCCAGGACGGCTTCGGTGGCGTGCTCGGCTTCGTCGGCATCTTACTGGCGCTGGGCACAATGCTCGGCAAGCTGATGGCTGACTCCGGCGGCGCCGATCAAATCGCGCAAACCCTGGTTCGGGTGTTCGGCAAGAATCGTGTGCATTGGGCGATGATGTTTTCCGCGTTTCTGGTGGGCATCCCGCTGTTCTTCGAAATCGGCTTTGTGCTGCTGATCCCGCTGGTGTTCATCGTTGCACGGCGCACCGGCCTGTCCATCGTCAAAATCGGCATTCCGTTGCTCGCTGGCCTGTCTGCCGTGCACGGTTTGGTACCGCCGCATCCTGGCCCGTTGTTGGCAATTGGGGTGTACAACGCCGACATCGGCAAAACCATTTTCTATGGCCTGATCGTGGCATTGCCGACCGCAATGATCGCCGGTCCGATCTACGGCACATGGATTTCCAAGTACGTGCCAGGAACGCCAAACCAAGCGTTGATGGACCAGATTGCACAAGAGTCGAAATCTGAAAACCTGCCGAGTTTCACCATCACCGTGGTAACGATTCTGTTGCCGGTGTTTTTGATGCTGCTCAAAACGCTGTCCGACATCACCTTGGCAGACAACAGCTCGATCCGCGTGTGGATGGACTTGATCGGTCACCCGATCACCGCCCTGCTGGCCGCCCTGCTGCTGGCGTTTTACACCTTCGGCGCGGCGCGCGGTTTCTCCCGTCAGGAAATCTTGAAGCTATTGGACCAGAGCTTGGCACCGGTTGCTGCCATCGTGATGATCGTGGGTGCCGGTGGTGGTTTCAAACAAATGCTGGTGGCCAGCGGTGTCGGTGATGTGATCGGCCACATGGCCGTTCGCGCTGAAATCTCGCCGATTCTATTGGCGTGGCTGGTGGCAGCAGTGGTACGAGTTGCCACAGGCTCTGCCACCGTCGCGATCATTACCGGCGCCGGTATTGCTGCACCGGTGGTGGGCTTGGTTCCTGGGGTTAACCGCGAACTGCTGGTATTGGCCACTGGCGCCGGTTCGTTGATTTTGTCGCACGTTAACGATGCAGGTTTCTGGTTGGTGAAGCAGTACTTCAACATGACCGTCGCTGAAACCTTCAAAACCTGGACCGCGATGGAAACCATTCTGTCGGTGGTCGCGCTGGGGTTCATTTTGCTCTTGTCCCACTTCGTCTGA
- a CDS encoding YbfB/YjiJ family MFS transporter, with product MQTELTASPRATPATSMPWHAIIAGMCANLVGIGLARFAYTPLIPSLIQAHWFATSDIVYLSAANLAGYFVGALVGRPIARQLSNRNTLRLMMLMVTLSFAACALPLSFSWFFGWRLVSGVAGGAIMVVVASTVLPHIPSARKGFATGAIFLGLGLGIAASGTLIPILLEQGLRQTWIGLSVFSALLTAISWLGWPAALPVSVTAQAPVPASHRAKGHSLLLKSIYVQFGFMAVALVPLMVFLVDFVARGLGKGAHIGALYWILYGVGALIGPILYSALADYLGPVRGIRWVLLVQAAVVATLYTSHNAILIGALTVVIGTFPPGIVPLMMARIHQLLPNDPLAQGAAWTRATTAFALFQALSGYGYSMLFNASGGNHRLLFLISVGALGVAMLIEVLVLGYFRVLERRERT from the coding sequence ATGCAGACCGAATTGACGGCTTCACCCCGTGCGACGCCCGCTACGTCGATGCCTTGGCACGCCATCATTGCCGGCATGTGCGCCAACCTTGTCGGAATTGGCCTGGCTCGCTTTGCCTACACCCCCCTTATCCCGTCACTTATTCAAGCGCATTGGTTCGCCACCTCCGACATCGTTTACCTCAGCGCCGCCAACCTGGCAGGGTATTTCGTCGGCGCATTGGTGGGTCGGCCAATTGCAAGGCAGTTAAGTAACCGCAACACCCTGCGTCTGATGATGCTGATGGTCACCCTGTCGTTTGCGGCCTGTGCGTTGCCCTTATCGTTCAGTTGGTTTTTCGGCTGGCGGTTGGTCTCCGGCGTCGCGGGTGGCGCCATCATGGTCGTCGTCGCCTCCACCGTACTGCCGCATATTCCGAGCGCACGTAAGGGATTTGCCACCGGCGCAATATTTTTAGGGCTGGGGTTGGGCATCGCGGCGTCCGGCACCTTAATTCCGATCTTGCTCGAGCAGGGTTTACGCCAGACCTGGATTGGCCTAAGCGTATTCTCTGCGCTCTTGACCGCCATCAGTTGGCTGGGCTGGCCGGCAGCGTTGCCAGTGTCCGTCACGGCTCAAGCGCCGGTGCCGGCAAGCCATCGCGCTAAAGGTCACTCACTGCTTTTGAAGTCGATTTATGTGCAGTTTGGGTTTATGGCAGTGGCGCTGGTGCCCTTGATGGTGTTTTTGGTGGATTTCGTTGCCCGTGGCTTGGGCAAAGGCGCTCACATTGGCGCGCTGTACTGGATTTTATACGGTGTAGGCGCGTTGATCGGCCCGATACTTTATAGCGCGCTGGCCGATTACCTGGGCCCGGTGCGGGGTATTCGTTGGGTCTTGCTGGTACAAGCGGCGGTAGTTGCGACGTTGTATACATCGCACAACGCCATTCTGATCGGTGCGCTGACCGTCGTGATCGGCACCTTTCCACCCGGCATCGTGCCGTTGATGATGGCGCGTATCCATCAACTGCTACCCAATGACCCCCTCGCCCAAGGCGCCGCCTGGACCCGCGCCACCACGGCATTCGCCTTGTTTCAGGCGTTGTCCGGGTATGGGTATTCAATGCTGTTCAACGCCAGCGGCGGAAATCATCGGCTATTGTTTTTGATCAGTGTTGGGGCATTGGGTGTGGCTATGCTGATTGAAGTGCTGGTGCTGGGGTATTTCCGAGTGTTGGAGCGGCGGGAGCGAACATAA
- a CDS encoding pyridine nucleotide-disulfide oxidoreductase, which produces MLGNQLETLCGCVIGGAGPAGMGLIFNALKSGSLPEMARHGLIIVDASPLPGIGRLGDYRITANSVGDVFLDCLRDPALRDVFEPLERSPAYWRIRNQAFVAPLLSDVGELLAEASKLVLDHLVEHFAVEVWSSTTISEVVSSADEYQVWVEHKGRSQVIRCRSLVLNLGGHQDPQHLLKALADQGLALPPATSVQSADTLLRMSAQDLRAHFAPTLAKGGRLTVVGGSHSAFSMLENLGTALQSVGLEELTLVHRSQIRLFYESVEQALASGYVFDPVNDVCPVSGRVNRSGGLRYSALEVGRNILQYGRISPNGVRVRLLQSGPGVGQQYGLASQALADSSVVVQCTGYQPRLPAMKYADGSPIKLREVKGGLDSDPSGCPLDSIGQRMHGLYLFGLGSGLGIDPRLGSEPSFDGRIYGVWQFHNDASRVAIESVSARLSVAVAETVVPDRRRQARVQDDRPFFWPSMASAKF; this is translated from the coding sequence ATGTTAGGAAACCAACTGGAAACGCTGTGCGGTTGTGTAATAGGTGGCGCGGGCCCTGCGGGTATGGGGTTGATATTTAACGCGTTGAAAAGCGGCAGTCTGCCGGAGATGGCTCGGCATGGCCTGATCATTGTCGACGCCAGTCCACTTCCAGGTATCGGGCGACTTGGGGACTACCGAATTACGGCGAACTCGGTCGGCGATGTTTTTCTCGATTGCCTGCGTGACCCGGCGTTGCGGGATGTGTTCGAACCGCTGGAGCGCAGCCCGGCGTATTGGCGCATTCGCAACCAGGCGTTTGTTGCGCCGTTATTGTCGGACGTCGGTGAGTTATTAGCCGAAGCGTCTAAGTTGGTGCTGGACCATCTTGTCGAACATTTCGCCGTAGAAGTATGGAGCAGCACGACGATTTCCGAAGTCGTCAGCAGCGCAGATGAATATCAAGTGTGGGTTGAGCACAAGGGTCGCTCCCAAGTGATTCGCTGCCGCTCGTTAGTGCTTAATCTGGGCGGTCATCAGGATCCTCAGCATTTGCTCAAGGCGTTGGCTGATCAAGGGCTGGCATTACCGCCAGCCACCAGCGTGCAGAGCGCTGACACGCTGTTGCGCATGAGTGCCCAGGATTTGCGTGCTCATTTCGCGCCGACGCTTGCCAAGGGCGGACGTCTGACGGTGGTGGGTGGATCACACAGCGCCTTCTCAATGCTCGAAAACCTCGGCACAGCCTTGCAAAGCGTGGGGCTTGAAGAGTTGACCCTGGTACATCGGTCTCAGATCCGCTTGTTCTATGAAAGTGTTGAACAGGCACTGGCTAGCGGTTATGTGTTCGACCCGGTAAACGATGTATGCCCGGTGTCGGGCCGGGTGAATCGCTCTGGCGGCTTGCGTTACAGTGCGCTGGAGGTCGGTCGCAATATTCTCCAATACGGCCGTATCAGTCCAAATGGCGTGCGTGTTCGTTTGTTGCAATCCGGTCCCGGTGTGGGCCAACAGTACGGGCTCGCCAGCCAGGCCTTGGCCGACTCAAGTGTCGTGGTGCAATGCACGGGCTATCAACCGCGGCTTCCTGCGATGAAATATGCCGATGGCAGCCCGATTAAACTGCGTGAGGTGAAGGGCGGGCTTGATTCGGACCCGTCCGGCTGCCCGCTGGATTCCATCGGTCAGCGCATGCACGGCTTGTATCTATTTGGGCTGGGCTCGGGTCTGGGTATAGACCCGCGCTTGGGCAGCGAGCCATCGTTTGATGGACGGATCTATGGGGTCTGGCAATTCCATAACGATGCTAGCCGCGTCGCGATAGAGTCGGTTTCGGCGCGACTCAGCGTAGCCGTCGCTGAAACAGTGGTGCCTGATCGTCGACGCCAGGCGCGGGTGCAAGATGATCGTCCGTTTTTCTGGCCGAGCATGGCCTCTGCGAAGTTCTAA
- a CDS encoding TetR/AcrR family transcriptional regulator: MAGIRQFDEDKTLDVALGVFWQKGLGATSMQDLAQATGVQRGSLYNAYQSKECLFLRVFDGYKAKMLGDMGASLNHPSIDVALRNFLAFSISSMTQGSPTRGCLSTKTAVDEHNADLDTVRSALQGFLNEMEGLLTARFEAEEARSKLAIAPVDAARVIVTFTRGIVVLERIYQDVERLRKNADLIVQLLLPSRAN, encoded by the coding sequence ATGGCGGGTATCAGGCAGTTCGATGAAGACAAAACCCTTGACGTGGCGTTAGGGGTTTTCTGGCAAAAAGGACTAGGTGCTACGTCGATGCAGGATTTGGCGCAAGCGACCGGCGTGCAACGTGGGTCGTTGTATAACGCTTATCAGAGCAAGGAATGCTTGTTTCTGCGGGTGTTCGATGGCTACAAAGCCAAGATGCTCGGCGACATGGGCGCTTCCCTCAACCACCCTTCAATCGACGTGGCGTTGCGAAATTTTCTGGCGTTCAGCATTAGCTCAATGACCCAGGGCTCGCCTACGCGGGGTTGCCTGTCGACCAAAACGGCGGTTGACGAACACAACGCTGATCTCGACACGGTGCGCTCCGCTTTGCAGGGTTTTCTTAATGAAATGGAGGGCCTACTGACTGCCCGGTTCGAGGCCGAGGAGGCGCGGTCAAAATTGGCCATCGCGCCGGTAGACGCGGCCCGGGTGATCGTGACGTTCACCCGGGGGATTGTCGTGCTGGAGCGCATTTACCAAGACGTGGAACGGCTGAGGAAAAACGCTGATTTGATCGTTCAACTGCTGCTTCCCTCCCGCGCTAACTAG
- the csrA gene encoding carbon storage regulator CsrA, with product MLILTRKVGESINIGDEITVTILGVQGLQVRLGINAPKNVSVHREEIYKRIQAEIAPQQDPQ from the coding sequence ATGTTGATACTCACCCGAAAAGTAGGCGAAAGCATAAACATTGGTGACGAGATCACCGTCACGATTCTTGGCGTTCAGGGCCTTCAGGTCCGGCTAGGCATCAACGCACCTAAAAATGTTTCTGTGCATCGCGAAGAGATTTATAAACGTATCCAGGCCGAGATTGCTCCACAGCAAGATCCACAATGA